The following are from one region of the Silene latifolia isolate original U9 population chromosome 9, ASM4854445v1, whole genome shotgun sequence genome:
- the LOC141601794 gene encoding uncharacterized protein LOC141601794 produces the protein MLLQLGWLDIDYAIRKDEPPKVTKESTKEAIDLYEKWEKSNRLSIMFIKTRMCASIRGSVDQHTKVKDLIKAIDEQFATSDKALASTLIMQFSSLRLTKTKGVRDYIMRMRDIAAQLKILEVTMSDSFLVHFILCTLPPKYAPFKISYNTHKDKWSINELTAMCVQEEGRLLMEEGEKVNLTVASSSKRQKGHTKDKGKGKI, from the coding sequence ATGCTACTGCAGTTAGGATGGTTAGATATTGATTATGCTATTCGGAAAGACGAACCACCTAAAGTAACTAAAGAAAGCACTAAAGAAGCAATTGATCTTTATGAAAAGTGGGAGAAATCTAATCGTCTTTCCATTATGTTCATAAAGACCAGAATGTGTGCTAGTATTCGTGGTTCTGTCGATCAGCATACTAAAGTTAAAGATCTAATTAAGGCCATCGATGAACAGTTTGCAACTTCTGATAAAGCTCTTGCTAGTACCTTAATAATGCAGTTTTCATCTTTGAGGCTCACCAAGACTAAAGGTGTGCGTGATTATATCATGCGCATGAGGGATATTGCAGCACAACTTAAGATTTTGGAAGTTACCATGTCTGACTCTTTCCTTGTGCACTTCATTTTatgcactcttcctccaaaatatGCTCCTTTTAAGATCTCTTACAACACACATAAGGATAAATGGTCAATTAATGAACTTACGGCCATGTGTGTTCAAGAGGAGGGCAGATTGTTGATGGAGGAAGGTGAGAAGGTGAACCTTACTGTTGCTTCTTCTTCAAAGAGGCAAAAGGGTCACACTAAAGATAAGGGAAAGGGAAAGATTTAA